A stretch of Acidobacteriota bacterium DNA encodes these proteins:
- a CDS encoding sterol desaturase family protein codes for MSTTPHDRPALDRWLARLFDDDEKTTFGSGWASGTIAVFLGVLAVGGVACFHLPEALTFPGVRAVYALSWIRPLVATVIGGAFFLGLLSALLRRRKVLGFTGMGLALVASLLGGASVPVADVGAGGIGLGLDWFLLNLFLLALIFVPLERVFAQRPSQSTFRPGWTTDVAHFFASHLLVQVSAWLTLAPAAAATRLVVAPQLQDSVSALPWVVQFLLIVLLADLGEYTMHRLFHRVPWLWRFHAIHHSSEAIDWLAGSRLHLVDVVLTRGFTFVPIALLGFADGPVYAYLVFVSFHAVFIHANVRFRFGRAEGFIVTPRFHHWHHSSETEALDKNFAVHLPWIDRLFGTYYCPGDRWPERYGLSDTRIPDGYWQHLVGPFKKIRKLGS; via the coding sequence ATGTCCACCACTCCCCACGACCGCCCGGCCCTCGACCGTTGGCTGGCGCGACTCTTTGACGACGATGAGAAGACGACGTTCGGGAGCGGTTGGGCGAGCGGCACGATCGCGGTCTTTCTGGGGGTTCTGGCCGTCGGTGGAGTCGCGTGTTTCCACCTGCCGGAGGCCCTGACGTTTCCCGGCGTCCGGGCCGTCTACGCACTGAGCTGGATCCGGCCGCTCGTGGCCACGGTGATCGGCGGCGCGTTCTTCCTCGGGCTGCTGAGCGCGCTGCTTCGGCGACGTAAAGTGCTGGGCTTCACGGGCATGGGCCTGGCGCTCGTCGCGTCGCTCCTGGGTGGCGCGTCGGTGCCGGTGGCCGACGTGGGCGCGGGTGGGATCGGCCTGGGACTGGACTGGTTCCTGCTCAACCTGTTCCTGCTCGCGTTGATCTTCGTTCCACTGGAGCGTGTGTTCGCCCAGCGGCCATCGCAGTCAACGTTCAGGCCGGGCTGGACCACCGACGTCGCCCACTTCTTCGCCAGTCACCTGCTGGTGCAGGTGTCAGCGTGGCTCACGCTCGCGCCGGCAGCCGCGGCCACGCGCCTGGTGGTGGCTCCGCAGCTGCAGGACTCCGTGTCTGCCCTGCCATGGGTGGTGCAGTTCCTGCTGATTGTGCTGCTCGCCGATCTCGGTGAATACACGATGCATCGGCTGTTCCATCGCGTGCCGTGGTTGTGGCGGTTCCACGCCATTCACCATTCAAGCGAAGCGATCGACTGGCTCGCTGGATCGCGCCTGCATCTGGTGGACGTCGTGCTTACGCGCGGCTTCACGTTTGTCCCCATCGCGCTGCTGGGATTCGCCGACGGGCCGGTCTACGCCTACCTGGTGTTTGTGTCGTTCCACGCCGTCTTTATTCACGCCAACGTGCGCTTCCGCTTCGGCCGCGCCGAAGGCTTCATCGTGACTCCGCGTTTCCACCACTGGCACCACAGCTCCGAGACGGAGGCGCTGGACAAGAACTTCGCGGTGCACCTGCCGTGGATCGATCGACTGTTTGGCACCTACTATTGTCCCGGCGACCGCTGGCCCGAGCGATACGGACTGAGCGACACGCGGATTCCTGACGGCTACTGGCAGCACCTTGTTGGACCATTTAAGAAAATTAGGAAATTAGGAAGTTAG
- the pabB gene encoding aminodeoxychorismate synthase component I codes for MQARFDFSPAHRSPLLFRSPDRIVVARTLDEVPAAMAAVDEGLRDGLYAAGYVAYETASAFDRALTTHAHAPPGAPLVYFGLFPAVETASPLADTELPASIDWTPELSAADHARGVAAIREAIAEGETYQINYTFRLRAALDPSGLESLYLHLAGVERVPYAAFLDFGDWQVLSLSPELFFQLENGRLVTRPIKGTAPRGRWAEEDAALGDGLRASAKNRAENVMIVDLCRNDLSRVCDVGSVRASALCEVEPYQTVWQMVSTVEGQARPGIGLGDVFGALFPAGSITGAPKSSSMRLIASLEHSPRGVYCGAIGFASPDGRAEFNVAIRTLTVNRVSGAAEYGVGGGITWDSTPADEHAEALSKAACLEVRPPFGLIETMRLRARLVGEKRTAPGSAFRFCELLWL; via the coding sequence GTGCAGGCGCGTTTCGATTTCAGCCCAGCCCATCGCTCGCCGCTGTTGTTCCGGTCGCCCGACCGGATCGTAGTTGCGCGGACACTCGACGAAGTGCCGGCGGCGATGGCGGCCGTCGATGAGGGATTGCGCGATGGTCTGTATGCGGCCGGTTACGTGGCGTACGAGACCGCTTCGGCGTTTGATCGAGCACTGACGACCCACGCTCACGCCCCGCCGGGTGCCCCGCTTGTGTATTTCGGGTTGTTTCCGGCTGTGGAAACGGCGTCGCCGCTGGCTGACACAGAGCTGCCGGCTTCAATCGACTGGACGCCAGAGTTGTCTGCGGCCGATCACGCGCGCGGTGTGGCCGCCATTCGGGAGGCCATCGCCGAGGGCGAGACGTACCAGATCAACTACACATTCCGTCTGCGGGCGGCCTTGGATCCGTCGGGCCTGGAATCGCTGTATCTCCACCTCGCCGGCGTCGAGCGCGTTCCCTACGCCGCGTTTCTCGACTTTGGCGACTGGCAGGTCCTGTCGCTGTCGCCGGAATTGTTCTTTCAACTTGAGAATGGGCGCCTTGTCACGCGGCCGATCAAGGGCACAGCGCCGCGGGGACGTTGGGCCGAAGAGGACGCGGCGCTTGGCGACGGGTTGCGGGCGTCGGCGAAGAACCGCGCGGAGAACGTCATGATCGTGGACCTGTGCCGCAACGACCTGAGTCGCGTCTGCGACGTTGGGTCTGTGCGGGCATCCGCGTTGTGCGAGGTGGAACCGTACCAGACCGTGTGGCAAATGGTGTCTACCGTTGAGGGCCAGGCCCGTCCTGGCATCGGACTCGGCGATGTGTTTGGCGCGTTGTTTCCGGCCGGCTCAATTACAGGTGCACCCAAGTCCAGCAGCATGCGCCTCATCGCGTCACTCGAACACAGCCCTCGCGGTGTGTATTGCGGCGCCATCGGTTTCGCGTCGCCTGATGGACGCGCTGAGTTCAACGTGGCCATTCGGACCCTGACGGTGAACCGTGTGAGTGGCGCGGCGGAATATGGCGTGGGAGGCGGCATCACGTGGGATTCGACGCCGGCTGACGAACATGCCGAGGCACTCAGCAAAGCCGCGTGCCTGGAAGTCAGGCCGCCATTTGGGCTGATAGAGACCATGCGACTTCGAGCACGGCTCGTTGGTGAGAAGCGAACGGCACCTGGCTCGGCTTTCAGATTCTGCGAGCTACTTTGGCTTTAA